A genomic segment from Pseudomonadota bacterium encodes:
- a CDS encoding helix-turn-helix domain-containing protein, which translates to MSDREETTNAKSTSTADVPLWEHDADTLKPIEENDGPCEPPPIATVAEIARYLRVHSNHVYSMFAQGKIPGGKRIGKSIRFRTKTVVEWLESDQAESSGRSRKRGAA; encoded by the coding sequence ATGAGTGACCGCGAAGAGACCACCAACGCGAAAAGTACCTCGACGGCGGACGTACCGCTTTGGGAGCACGACGCCGATACTTTAAAACCGATCGAGGAGAACGATGGCCCCTGTGAGCCGCCGCCCATCGCCACGGTCGCCGAGATCGCACGATACCTCCGTGTGCACTCGAACCACGTTTACTCGATGTTCGCCCAAGGCAAGATCCCTGGCGGCAAGCGGATCGGGAAGAGCATTCGCTTCAGGACGAAAACCGTCGTCGAGTGGCTCGAGTCGGATCAGGCGGAATCGAGTGGTCGTAGCCGAAAGCGGGGTGCTGCATGA
- a CDS encoding site-specific integrase encodes MAVRRVKRRYPGVDEVYEYLMIDVTYKPADGMPVRVRERSPIQTKAGALQYERDVLAALAAGTYRKEEKREIPTLMEFSTEFIDNYAEVYNRPAEVKSKEGIFRRYLLPELGHLRLDEIRVRQVEALKAKMLGEKKSPKTINNACAGVLGKCLRWAHELELITTVPKIRKLKVEPSKWDFLNFDEAPRLLEAAKKTPEWHDMIFFALRTGLRFGELSELRWDDVDLVAGKILVRRNYHDGHVGPPKNGKEREIPLSDETMSFLKEHRKRQNKNRVVVNLAEAKTEDDGRDSQETGRAPKSKLVFSQPNGKRHIHRRADVGLKRCCKRAKLRMIGWHCLRHTFASHLVMQGASLKAVQELLGHATMEMTLRYSHLSPEVRKDAVELLDEGRRRVRQGSIKAGEEKTEEAENQETPKYSKAPGFLPGLSCGVDGT; translated from the coding sequence ATGGCTGTGAGAAGGGTGAAGCGCCGGTACCCGGGAGTAGACGAGGTGTACGAGTACTTGATGATCGACGTCACGTACAAACCCGCCGACGGGATGCCGGTGCGAGTTCGCGAGAGGAGTCCGATCCAAACCAAGGCGGGGGCGCTGCAGTACGAGAGAGACGTGCTCGCCGCGCTCGCCGCCGGGACCTACCGAAAGGAGGAGAAGAGAGAGATACCGACACTCATGGAGTTCAGCACCGAGTTCATCGACAACTACGCAGAGGTCTACAACCGCCCAGCCGAGGTGAAGTCGAAGGAGGGCATCTTCCGACGCTACCTGCTGCCCGAGCTGGGACATCTCCGCCTCGACGAGATCCGCGTCCGACAGGTGGAGGCGCTCAAGGCCAAGATGCTCGGCGAGAAGAAGAGCCCGAAGACGATCAACAACGCCTGTGCGGGAGTTCTCGGGAAGTGCCTGCGGTGGGCGCACGAGCTGGAGTTGATCACCACCGTCCCCAAGATCCGCAAGCTCAAGGTCGAGCCGTCGAAGTGGGACTTCCTCAATTTCGATGAGGCGCCCAGACTGCTCGAAGCGGCGAAGAAGACGCCCGAGTGGCACGACATGATCTTCTTCGCGCTGCGCACGGGGCTCCGCTTCGGTGAGCTGAGCGAGCTGCGCTGGGACGACGTGGACCTGGTCGCGGGGAAGATTCTGGTGCGCCGCAACTACCACGACGGTCACGTCGGGCCGCCGAAGAATGGCAAAGAGCGCGAGATCCCCTTGAGCGACGAAACGATGTCGTTCCTGAAGGAGCACCGGAAGCGGCAGAACAAGAACCGCGTCGTCGTGAACTTGGCAGAGGCCAAGACCGAGGACGACGGCCGCGACTCGCAGGAGACCGGGCGAGCCCCCAAGAGCAAGCTGGTGTTCAGCCAGCCGAACGGCAAGAGGCACATCCACAGGCGAGCCGACGTGGGTCTCAAGCGGTGCTGCAAGAGGGCGAAGCTGCGGATGATCGGGTGGCACTGCCTGCGCCACACGTTCGCCTCGCACCTCGTGATGCAGGGAGCCTCGCTAAAGGCCGTCCAGGAGCTTCTGGGGCACGCGACGATGGAGATGACGCTCAGGTACTCGCACCTGTCTCCAGAGGTCAGGAAGGACGCTGTGGAGCTTCTCGACGAGGGTCGGCGACGTGTCCGTCAAGGCAGCATCAAGGCAGGAGAAGAAAAAACAGAGGAAGCTGAGAACCAGGAAACCCCCAAATACTCGAAAGCCCCGGGATTTCTCCCAGGGCTTTCTTGCGGGGTGGACGGGACTTGA